A single region of the Lacipirellulaceae bacterium genome encodes:
- a CDS encoding thioredoxin family protein, with the protein MRRFLLLLALIVSTSSNLGCQEASLNADQAEQVAQQVQAQTVTKGGIDFVVGLEDGLKVAESTGRPILMFFTAEWCTFCHQMEDDAFRNAAVQALASRFTCITIDADAEPKVCRKFGVSGFPTIQLFSPDGQPLQRLKGRQSAQQLQQGMNAALERFAWLGEPTSELH; encoded by the coding sequence ATGCGTCGCTTCCTTCTCCTACTGGCTCTGATTGTTTCAACTTCCAGCAACCTAGGATGTCAGGAGGCATCGCTTAATGCTGATCAAGCGGAGCAAGTAGCACAGCAGGTCCAGGCACAGACAGTCACCAAGGGCGGAATCGATTTCGTCGTCGGACTAGAAGACGGCCTGAAGGTCGCTGAATCTACCGGTCGGCCAATCCTGATGTTTTTCACTGCCGAGTGGTGTACCTTCTGCCACCAGATGGAGGACGACGCTTTCCGAAACGCCGCCGTGCAAGCACTCGCCTCTCGCTTCACCTGCATCACGATTGACGCCGATGCGGAGCCTAAGGTCTGCCGGAAGTTTGGTGTTTCCGGTTTTCCGACGATCCAGCTCTTTTCGCCCGACGGGCAACCTTTGCAACGTCTCAAAGGCCGTCAATCGGCTCAGCAGTTGCAACAGGGGATGAATGCCGCGCTGGAGCGTTTTGCTTGGCTTGGTGAGCCAACTAGCGAACTGCACTAG